The genomic window GAACACACAAGATGAAGAGAACCATAATAAAAAGGTCCAAAAGGAGGATAGAAATAAGGAAAAATTAAATACTATACAGCTTCAACAAATCATTATTCATCTTAAGTCTGAAGTTGCTAAATATAAATCGAAACTCAAGGAATATGAAAAAAATTACAATAATAATCAAATAAAAAACCTGAAAACTGCAAATGCAAAGTTACTAAAAGAAATAGACGAATTTCAAGAGTTGATTAAAAAGAAAGAAAAAGAAAATTCAAATATACAAAAGAAGATTTCAAAATTAGAAGAAGAATTACATTCATATAAAACACAATTAAAAGATGCTAATAATAAATACAAAACGGATCTACAAAAGAAACTCGAAATGAATAAGCTGCTTGAACAGAAAAACATGGCATTACGATCAGAAATTGATGAATTTCAAAGAAAAATTGCTATTTACGAATCTACTCAAAAAAATCTTCAAAACAAATACAGCAAATTGGAAAATGAAATACAAACTTACAAGTCAGAAGCTGAAAAACAAAAAGAATATTTTGTAACAAAGCTTGAAAATGAGCATTTAAACAAAATTCAAAACCTCGAAAGTAAAATTTTCGAAATAATATCCCTTTTATCTCCTATAAATAAATCAATTACCAGTAATCAAGAAAAGGAAACAATCTATGCTGAACTTCAAAAACTAAATGAAACAATAGAACTTTTTATCGAAAAAGAAAATAATTATAAACAAGAAATTGCCGAATTGAATTCAACTATTGCCATTCTTAACGATAAAGAAAAAAATTATAAAGAAGAAATTGAGAATTTCAATAAAACAATTATTCAGTTTTATGACATTGAAAGCAAGTATAAACATGAAATAGAGGAATTTAAGAATACGGTTACCGAGCTTTCTGAAAAGGCTGCACAGTTCGATGAAGAGAAAAACAATTATATTAAAGAAATTGAAAATCTAAATAACACAATCAATGAACTTACTGAAAAAGAAATTAATTTAAAAACTGAGCTGGATCAGTTAAATGAATCTGCTACTCTGTTCCATGAAAAGGAAAATGATTATAAACAAAAAATCGAACAGCTGAATAAAACAATCACTGAACTTTCCGAAAAAGAAATTAGTTTAATAGCAGAGATGGAAAACTCTGCAGCTCTTTTCGATGAAGAAAGAAACAATTATAAACAAGAAATCGAACAGCTGAATAAAACAATCGCTGAACTTACTGAAAAAGAAATTAATTTAAAAACTAAGCTGGATCAGTTAAATGAATCTGCTACTCTGTTCCATGAAAAGGAAAATGATTATAAACAAAAAATCGAACAGCTGAATAACACTATCACTGAACTTACTGAAAAAGAAATTAATTTAAAAACCGCGCTGGATCAGTTAAATGAATCTGCCGCTCTGTTCCATGAAAAGGAAAATGAATATAATCAAAAAATCGAACAGCTGAATAACACTATCACTGAACTTACTGAAAAAGAAATTAATTTAAAAACTAAGCTGGATCAGTTAAATGAATCTGCCGCTTTTTTCGATGAAGAAAGAAACAATTATAAGCAAGAAATCGAATATCTAAATAACACAATCACTGAACTTACTGAAAAAGAAATTAATTTAAAAACCGCGCTGGATCAGTTAAATGAATCTGCCGCTCTGTTCCATGAAAAGGAAAATGATTATAAACAAAAAATCGAACAGCTGAATAACACTATCACTGAACTTTCCGAAAAAGAAATTAGTTTAATAGCAGAGATGGAAAACTCTGCCGCTTTTTTCGATGAAGAAAGAAAAAATTATAAGCAAGAAATCGAACATCTAAATAACACAATCACCGAACTTACTAAAAAAGAAAATAATTTAATAGCAGAGCTGGAAAACTTTAATCAATCTGCCGCTCTGTTCGATGAAGAAAGAAACAATTATAAACAAGAAATTGAACAGCTGAATAACACAATCGCCGAACTTACTGAAAAAGAGATTAATTTAAAAACTGAGATGGAAAACTTAAATCAATCTGCTGCTCTGTTCCATGAAAAGGAAAATGATTATAAACAAAAAATCGAACAGCTGAATAACACTATCACCGAACTTACTGAGAAAGAAATTAATTTAAAAACTGAGCTGGATCAGTTTCATGAATCAACAGCTATTTTCCATGAAAAAGAAAATCAATACAAACAAGAAATCGAGACTCTAAAAAAAACAGTATCTGATCTTACTGAAAAGGATTTTCATAATACACAAAAAATAGAAGAATTAAATCACACTATATCCAAGTATAGCGATAATGAAAATAAACTCAAAAATGAAATTGATAATTTAAACAAAACAATATCTGAATTTACTGAAAAAAAAGAGCATTATAAGTTTGAAATAGATAAATTAAACAAAAAAATCGAAGAAATTCAAAACAAGGAAAATAATTTTCAAAAGAAAACAAAAAACGAAGAAAACTTTCCGAATAAGACAATACAGCAAAAGGACTTGAATAAAAACTCTCAAAATATAGAACAAAAAATTAATCATCAAATCTCACTAAAACAACCGAAGGACCAAACAACCCAATTCCGTTTCACTTGTGAGCAAATTAAAGAAAAGACTCAATTTCACACCTCCCTTAATCAAATGAAACAATTTACCCAGTCTCCTCTACAACAAAACCATCTTCCGGATCGTCAGAGGGATTTCACTTCCTTATCGAAACATGTAAATATCGGAATAGTTTCGATCAAAACCAAAGATGATTACATGCCAACAAAAAATGACTCAATTCAAAAGAATTCTCTTGATTTATTTTATGAAAAACATCCATTATATAAAAATCAATCCGGAACAATTAATACAGCTATTAATCCTTTTAAAAATCTTAGAAACGAAAATAAGCGATGATTCAAATGAATAATTGATATGTTCAAAGAATTCCCCTCTCCTCTTGCAAAAAGAAACATTGTCTTAAAACGAGAGGGGCATTCCTGTTATTAGATTTAGATTCTCTTTCAGATATATCATCCAAACAGTAAGAATTTAATTTTAAAAGGAGCGACATATTTAATGGCAGCTCAACCTTTCTTGTCTATTATTTTTCCGGCTAAAAATGAAGGCGAAAATGTAAAAACAACGCTTAATTCATTATTTTCAGTAAAAACCAATTATCCTTTTGAAGTGATTATCGTAAATGATGGATCAGAAGACAACTGCTGTGACTTTCTCAAAACTTATTATAAAAAGGATCAAGTTAAACTCATCCATTCAGAGGGAATTGGTGCCGCAAACGCAAGAAATTTAGGGGCAAAAAACGCATCTGGAGAATACCTGATTTTTTGTGATGCACATTTACAATTTGAAAATTGGTGGATTGACCTTTTAATTGAACCGTTGCTTACCGGACAATCAGATGCAGTCACACCTGCAATTGGTTCGATGGGGAATACCAAATTCATCGGTTACGGCCAAACCTTAAAACCGAATCTTAGAATTAAATGGAATTCTAAACAAAACGGTCTATTTGAAACAGCTGTATTACCCGGAGGATGCTTCATCATTCGAAGAGAGGTTTTTGAAGATGTTGGCGGTTTTGAAACAGGTTTTAAAACTTGGGGACACGAAGATGTAGAGCTATCCATCAAGCTGTGGCTTTTCGGATATCACTGCCACGTTCAGCCTGAGGTGAAAATAATTCATTTATTTAGAAAAGCTCATCCATATAAAGTCAGCTATGATGATGTTTATTATAATTTACTTAGAATGGCTTATTCTCACTTTAACGCTGTACGCATACAAAAATGCAGAAAATTGATCGTACATGCAAAAGTTAAAGCTATTGAAGCACAAGTGCTTCAA from Bacillus methanolicus includes these protein-coding regions:
- a CDS encoding glycosyltransferase family 2 protein, translated to MAAQPFLSIIFPAKNEGENVKTTLNSLFSVKTNYPFEVIIVNDGSEDNCCDFLKTYYKKDQVKLIHSEGIGAANARNLGAKNASGEYLIFCDAHLQFENWWIDLLIEPLLTGQSDAVTPAIGSMGNTKFIGYGQTLKPNLRIKWNSKQNGLFETAVLPGGCFIIRREVFEDVGGFETGFKTWGHEDVELSIKLWLFGYHCHVQPEVKIIHLFRKAHPYKVSYDDVYYNLLRMAYSHFNAVRIQKCRKLIVHAKVKAIEAQVLQDGVNEQREAYFQKRKYNDDWYFNKFDIDF